GCCAGATCCCGGCAGTCATCTACGGCCACGGCGCCGATGTTATGCACATCCTGCTGCCGGCCAAGGCCACCACGCTGGCCGTCCGCACCTCCAACGCCCTGCTGGAAATCGATGTCGACGGCGAGTCGCACCTGGCCCTGGCCCGCGACATCCAGCGCGATCCGATCAAGCAGATCATCGAGCACATCGACCTCCTGACCGTCCGCAAGGGTGAAAAGGTCGAGGTTGAGGTCAACGTGCACGTTGAAGGCGAACTGGCTGCCGGCGATTCCGTCTACAACCAGGAAGCCAACACCGTCCTGGTTGCCGCAGACGCCACCGACCTGCCGGAAACCATCGTGGTCAGCATCGAAGGCCGCAAGGCCGGCGAGCACATCTACGCCTCCGACCTCGTCCTGCCTGCCGGCGTCGAGCTCCTGCTGGATCCCGAGACCATGATCATCAACATCTCCGAGCCCACCGTTCAGGACCTGGGCGCTCCGTCCGACGAGCAGGTTGCTGTTGCAGCTGCTGAAGTCGGCGCTGAAGCGTAACCCACTTCCGGGGTCTGCTCCCCGTAACGGAGCCGTCCGGTTCTTAGTGAAGGAGCAGTACCCGTAGTGAACAGCAACACCTGGCTTGTAGCCGGGCTCGGAAACCCCGGGCCCGGCTACAGCCGTAACCGGCACAATATCGGCCAGATGGTCCTCGACGAGCTGGCCTCCCGGATGGGCGGAAAGTTCAAGACCCACCGGTCGCACGCGTCCATTGTCGAAGGACGCCTCGGCATCGGCGGTCCGCGCGTAGTGCTGGCCAAGCCGCTGACCTATATGAACCTGTCCGGCGGCCCGGTTTCCTCCCTGGCGCGGTTCTTCGATATCGACCCCGGACACGTGGTGGCGGTGCATGACGAGATCGACATCCCCTTCAACACCGTGAAGCTCAAGCTCGGCGGGGGAGAAGGCGGACACAACGGTCTCCGGGACATCAGCAAGGCCCTGGGCACCAAGGACTACCTCCGTGTGAGGGTAGGCGTCGGACGCCCGCCCGGGCGCATGGACACCGCGGATTACGTGCTCAAGGATTTCTCCGGTACCGAGGCCA
This genomic stretch from Arthrobacter sp. zg-Y1110 harbors:
- a CDS encoding 50S ribosomal protein L25/general stress protein Ctc, coding for MSEQKLAGTVRTEFGKGAARKARVAGQIPAVIYGHGADVMHILLPAKATTLAVRTSNALLEIDVDGESHLALARDIQRDPIKQIIEHIDLLTVRKGEKVEVEVNVHVEGELAAGDSVYNQEANTVLVAADATDLPETIVVSIEGRKAGEHIYASDLVLPAGVELLLDPETMIINISEPTVQDLGAPSDEQVAVAAAEVGAEA
- the pth gene encoding aminoacyl-tRNA hydrolase, giving the protein MNSNTWLVAGLGNPGPGYSRNRHNIGQMVLDELASRMGGKFKTHRSHASIVEGRLGIGGPRVVLAKPLTYMNLSGGPVSSLARFFDIDPGHVVAVHDEIDIPFNTVKLKLGGGEGGHNGLRDISKALGTKDYLRVRVGVGRPPGRMDTADYVLKDFSGTEAKELPFLVDDAADAVELLLSEGLTTAQQKFHAAGA